From a single Geitlerinema sp. PCC 9228 genomic region:
- the sixA gene encoding phosphohistidine phosphatase SixA: MQVYFIRHGIAVERQPGIDENERWLTDKGIKRTQKVAKRLAESDCQFDCILTSPLVRAKQTAEILQEAKLGKPMLEFAPLAPGGNISAWIQWLSEEEGKDVQSIALVGHEPDLGHWAEQIIWGQVQDKLVLKKAGVIGVSVENRVSPLGQGTMFLLVPPKFLL; the protein is encoded by the coding sequence ATGCAGGTGTATTTCATTCGTCACGGGATCGCCGTCGAACGCCAGCCAGGAATCGACGAAAACGAACGATGGCTTACAGACAAAGGCATCAAACGCACGCAGAAGGTAGCCAAACGCCTAGCCGAAAGCGATTGCCAGTTCGATTGTATCTTAACCAGTCCCCTAGTGCGGGCCAAACAAACCGCAGAAATTCTGCAAGAAGCCAAACTAGGCAAACCCATGTTAGAGTTTGCGCCTCTCGCGCCTGGTGGTAACATAAGCGCATGGATTCAGTGGCTATCGGAGGAAGAAGGGAAAGACGTTCAAAGCATTGCTTTGGTCGGACACGAACCAGACTTGGGACACTGGGCCGAACAGATAATTTGGGGACAAGTACAAGATAAATTGGTACTAAAAAAAGCCGGTGTCATTGGGGTTTCCGTGGAGAATCGCGTTTCTCCCCTCGGTCAAGGCACAATGTTTCTGTTAGTTCCACCGAAATTTCTACTATGA
- the ppk1 gene encoding polyphosphate kinase 1: protein MTKKADKKNASNQTETLEVLNLRDPQYYFNRELSWLEFNYRVLAESLDPRTPLLERLKFSAIFSSNLDEFFMVRIAGLKEQVEAGVSKLTPDGRTPEQQLLDIRNRLYSMVQQQHQHFQQDLRPQMAEAGIHLLDYIDLNQEQRTYLQQYFEEQVFPVLTPLAVDPGHPFPFISNLSLNLAVVVKDPETNKESFARVKVPKVLPRFVPLPENLYQNNSQWMGVPLEQVIAHNLEALFPGMNIQEYHPFRVTRDGDIYLQEQEADDLLAAIEQGLRKRRLGGDVVRLELQSTMPEAIRSTLMKELGLAEKDVYEVEGLLSLVDLMDFLKLPLPELKDPPWYPATPPRLLSSGELENAPTQQDVTQGKDIFGEIRDRGDVLVHHPYNPFTTTVQRFITQAAADPNVLAIKMTLYRTSGDSPIVQALISAAENGKQVAVLVELKARFDEENNINWARQLEKSGVHVVYGLVGLKTHTKVAMVVRQENKQIRRYVHIGTGNYNPKTATLYTDLGLLSCREDLGADLTDLFNYLTGYSRQRSYRKLLVAPVNMRDRFQEAIEREIEHCRQGGVGRIVAKMNALVDAKIISRLYEASQAGVQIDLIVRGICCLRPGLEGISDNIKVISIVGRLLEHSRIFYFHNGGNEEVYIGSADWMPRNLNRRVECVTPVEDPNIKKQLQEILGIMLSDNRQAWELQPDGSYIQRRPESDEEERSSQRILMEMAGQE, encoded by the coding sequence ATGACCAAAAAAGCCGATAAAAAAAACGCCAGCAACCAAACCGAAACTCTAGAAGTTCTCAATTTGCGCGACCCGCAATATTACTTCAACCGCGAACTCAGTTGGTTGGAGTTTAACTATCGCGTCCTGGCGGAATCTCTAGATCCTCGAACGCCTTTGTTAGAAAGGCTCAAGTTCTCTGCTATTTTTAGTTCTAATTTAGACGAATTTTTTATGGTTCGGATTGCCGGTTTAAAAGAACAAGTGGAAGCCGGTGTTTCCAAACTAACCCCTGACGGTCGCACGCCAGAACAGCAACTTTTAGATATTCGCAATCGCCTCTACAGTATGGTGCAGCAACAGCACCAGCATTTCCAACAGGATTTGCGGCCGCAAATGGCAGAGGCGGGAATTCATTTGCTCGATTACATTGACCTCAACCAGGAACAACGTACTTATTTACAACAATATTTTGAAGAGCAAGTTTTTCCCGTTCTAACTCCTCTGGCGGTAGACCCCGGTCACCCTTTTCCTTTTATTTCCAATCTCAGTTTAAATTTGGCGGTGGTTGTTAAAGACCCGGAAACCAATAAGGAGTCTTTTGCTAGGGTCAAAGTTCCCAAAGTTTTACCCCGTTTTGTGCCTTTACCGGAAAATTTATATCAAAACAATAGCCAATGGATGGGGGTTCCTTTAGAACAGGTTATTGCTCACAATTTGGAAGCGTTATTCCCGGGGATGAATATTCAAGAATACCATCCTTTTCGAGTGACCCGCGATGGGGATATTTACCTGCAGGAACAAGAAGCTGACGACCTGCTAGCTGCCATCGAACAGGGATTGCGCAAACGCCGTTTGGGGGGGGATGTGGTGCGTTTGGAATTGCAATCTACCATGCCAGAAGCTATACGCAGTACCCTGATGAAAGAGTTGGGATTGGCAGAAAAGGATGTTTACGAGGTGGAAGGGTTGCTGTCGCTGGTGGATTTGATGGATTTTCTCAAATTGCCTTTGCCAGAGTTGAAAGACCCTCCTTGGTATCCAGCGACACCACCGCGGTTGCTTTCTTCAGGGGAATTGGAAAATGCACCTACCCAGCAGGATGTAACGCAAGGGAAGGATATTTTTGGCGAAATTCGCGATCGCGGCGATGTTTTGGTTCACCACCCCTACAATCCATTTACCACAACGGTACAGCGATTTATTACCCAAGCTGCCGCCGATCCCAACGTTCTAGCAATTAAGATGACTTTGTACCGAACTTCGGGGGATTCTCCCATCGTTCAGGCGTTAATTTCTGCGGCTGAAAATGGCAAACAAGTGGCAGTTTTGGTAGAGTTAAAAGCACGTTTTGATGAAGAAAATAATATCAATTGGGCGCGGCAATTGGAAAAGTCTGGCGTTCACGTGGTCTATGGATTGGTGGGATTGAAAACCCACACCAAAGTGGCTATGGTGGTCCGCCAGGAAAACAAACAAATTCGCCGCTACGTTCATATTGGTACGGGAAATTACAATCCCAAAACTGCTACCCTCTATACTGATTTAGGCTTGTTAAGCTGTCGCGAAGATTTGGGTGCCGATTTAACCGATTTATTTAACTATCTAACTGGCTATTCCCGGCAGCGTTCCTATCGTAAATTGCTGGTAGCGCCAGTCAACATGCGCGATCGCTTTCAAGAGGCGATCGAACGGGAAATCGAACATTGCCGCCAGGGAGGCGTCGGTCGTATTGTGGCCAAAATGAATGCTTTGGTAGATGCCAAAATCATTTCCCGCCTGTACGAAGCTTCCCAAGCTGGCGTTCAAATTGACCTCATTGTCCGCGGAATTTGCTGCCTGCGACCCGGTTTGGAAGGCATTAGCGATAACATCAAAGTTATCAGCATCGTCGGACGTTTGTTGGAACATTCCCGCATTTTCTACTTCCACAACGGCGGCAACGAAGAAGTTTACATTGGTAGTGCTGATTGGATGCCGCGCAATTTAAATCGCCGCGTAGAATGCGTTACCCCCGTGGAAGACCCCAATATCAAAAAACAACTGCAAGAAATCCTGGGAATTATGCTTTCTGACAACCGGCAAGCTTGGGAGTTGCAACCGGATGGCAGCTACATCCAGCGGCGTCCGGAAAGTGACGAGGAAGAACGTTCTTCCCAACGCATTCTTATGGAAATGGCGGGACAAGAATAG
- a CDS encoding MBL fold metallo-hydrolase — MYLTWLDSNSWLLELSGKRILLDPWLVGPLVFGNLPWLFKGTRRQPRPIPDGIDLILLSQGLEDHAHPPTLKELDRNIPVVASENATKVVRELGYKQIKTLEHGQSYTLNNTVEIRAVPGSPIGPMLVENGYLLREVQTGVKLYYEPHGYHDESLKEFAPVDVVVTPVVNLSIPILGPVIKGMESTVKAAELLQPQVILPTAAGGDIDFQGALMSVLRAQGSAADVRSLLAQKNFTTKVIEPKPGTKFEVPLEKPPANPVS, encoded by the coding sequence ATGTACCTAACTTGGCTTGATAGCAACTCTTGGCTGTTGGAACTGTCTGGCAAGCGGATTTTGCTGGACCCTTGGTTGGTCGGTCCTTTGGTGTTTGGCAACCTTCCGTGGTTGTTTAAAGGAACCCGCCGCCAGCCGCGACCGATTCCCGATGGTATCGATTTGATTCTACTTTCCCAAGGATTGGAAGACCACGCGCATCCGCCGACGTTGAAAGAACTCGATCGTAATATTCCGGTGGTGGCTTCCGAAAATGCGACCAAGGTGGTTCGGGAGTTGGGGTACAAGCAAATTAAAACGCTGGAACACGGACAAAGCTATACGTTGAACAATACGGTGGAAATTCGTGCTGTTCCCGGTTCTCCCATTGGTCCTATGTTAGTAGAAAATGGGTATCTGCTGCGGGAGGTGCAAACAGGCGTTAAACTGTATTACGAACCCCACGGCTATCACGATGAGTCCCTGAAGGAATTTGCGCCGGTGGATGTGGTGGTAACGCCGGTGGTGAATTTATCGATTCCGATTTTGGGACCGGTGATTAAGGGAATGGAAAGTACGGTGAAAGCGGCGGAACTGTTGCAACCGCAGGTGATTTTGCCAACGGCTGCCGGTGGCGATATTGATTTTCAAGGTGCGTTAATGTCGGTATTGCGTGCTCAAGGATCGGCTGCTGATGTGCGATCGCTTTTGGCACAGAAAAATTTTACCACCAAGGTCATCGAACCGAAACCGGGGACCAAATTTGAAGTTCCGTTGGAAAAACCACCAGCCAATCCCGTATCGTAG
- a CDS encoding TldD/PmbA family protein: protein MVQVATKTSPPELATLAVDLMRQLGCEYGEIRVASYRRQTLEARDRSLTNLADSVSSGFGVRVLYQGAWGFAASHHQTPEAITQTVNLAIAIAKGSRLTQQEPVRLVPVPAYRDSYVTPIAIDPFNVPVSDKAQLLLQINEGLLKYSDRGVKKAHSFLQFTREEKTFASTEGSLIQQTITRTYPGFSCTTIANGDAQTRSYDRQPLNLGYEHVQPEDLLANVDRVAQEAIEKVHAPEGPSDQRCDLILKPTNLFLTIHESVGHPTELDRVYGYEANFAGTSFATTDQLHTLQYAAPWVNFIADRTQPGGRSTVGYDDEGVPAQQWYVVKDGMLVDYLTDRETAYRLGRESSNGCAYADSWSSVPMVRIPNLGLEPGPEGGSHTATLEQAIADTEDGILIDGIGSFSIDQQRRNFQFGGDAFWQVKNGKVVGMLKNVTYSATTTEFWNQVDAIGPASERMQCGTNMCGKGEPIQIAQMTHACVPVRVRDIFVGRSR from the coding sequence ATGGTACAAGTCGCCACCAAAACCTCCCCACCGGAACTCGCCACCCTCGCCGTGGACTTGATGCGGCAGTTGGGATGCGAATACGGCGAAATTCGTGTTGCCTCCTACCGCCGCCAGACTCTAGAAGCGAGGGACCGTTCTTTAACCAATCTTGCCGATAGCGTCAGTTCTGGATTTGGGGTTCGCGTTCTGTATCAAGGCGCTTGGGGATTTGCCGCCAGCCACCACCAAACCCCAGAAGCCATTACCCAAACCGTTAATTTAGCGATCGCAATTGCCAAAGGTAGCCGGCTAACGCAACAGGAACCAGTTCGTTTGGTTCCCGTACCAGCTTATCGGGATAGCTACGTAACTCCCATCGCCATCGACCCCTTTAACGTTCCCGTTAGCGACAAAGCACAGCTACTATTACAAATTAACGAAGGATTGCTGAAATATAGCGATCGCGGCGTCAAAAAAGCGCATTCATTTCTGCAATTTACCCGGGAAGAAAAAACCTTTGCCTCCACCGAAGGTTCCCTCATCCAGCAAACCATCACCCGAACCTACCCCGGATTTAGCTGTACCACCATTGCCAACGGCGACGCGCAAACGCGCAGCTACGACCGCCAACCCCTGAATTTGGGATACGAACACGTACAGCCAGAGGATTTGCTGGCCAATGTAGACCGGGTGGCGCAAGAAGCCATTGAAAAAGTACACGCGCCAGAAGGACCAAGCGACCAACGCTGCGATTTAATCCTCAAACCCACCAATTTATTCCTCACCATCCACGAATCCGTCGGACATCCCACAGAACTCGATCGCGTTTACGGCTACGAAGCCAACTTCGCCGGTACCAGCTTTGCCACCACCGACCAATTACATACCTTGCAATATGCTGCACCTTGGGTCAATTTTATCGCCGATCGCACGCAACCAGGCGGTCGCAGTACCGTTGGCTACGACGATGAAGGGGTACCAGCACAACAGTGGTACGTTGTCAAGGATGGTATGTTGGTCGATTATCTCACCGACCGGGAAACCGCCTATCGCCTGGGAAGGGAAAGCAGCAACGGCTGTGCTTATGCGGATAGTTGGTCCAGCGTTCCCATGGTCCGCATTCCCAATTTGGGATTGGAACCGGGTCCGGAAGGGGGTTCCCATACCGCTACCTTAGAACAAGCGATCGCGGATACGGAAGATGGCATCCTCATCGACGGCATTGGCAGTTTTTCCATCGACCAGCAACGGCGCAATTTCCAATTTGGCGGCGATGCGTTTTGGCAGGTAAAAAATGGCAAAGTGGTTGGCATGTTAAAAAATGTTACCTACAGCGCCACCACAACGGAATTTTGGAATCAAGTGGATGCCATTGGACCCGCTTCCGAACGCATGCAGTGCGGTACCAATATGTGTGGCAAAGGCGAACCCATTCAAATTGCGCAAATGACCCACGCTTGCGTACCAGTGCGAGTGCGGGATATTTTTGTGGGGCGATCGCGGTAA